From a single Brassica rapa cultivar Chiifu-401-42 chromosome A01, CAAS_Brap_v3.01, whole genome shotgun sequence genomic region:
- the LOC103858059 gene encoding leucine-rich repeat receptor-like serine/threonine-protein kinase BAM3 has translation MADKIFTFFLLLSSVSPLLCSSSTSSLNLSLIRQANVLVSLKKSFDSYDPSLDSWNVPNFKSLCSWTGVSCDSLNQSITRLDISNLNIYGTLSPEIHKLWSLEVLNISNNAFEGELKPLEFSQMSQLVTLDAYNNNFKGSLPLSLTELTKLGYLNLGGNYFNGEIPRSYGDFLRLKHLDLSGNDLSGRIPDELGNITTLEKLYLGYDNDFHGIPKGLGSLINLVLLDLANCSLRGSVPSELGHLKNLEVLFLQINELTGSIPRELGNLTSLKTLDLSYNSLEGEIPLELSGLQKLQVFNLFFNRLHGEIHEFVSHFPDLEILKLWHNNFTGKIPKKLGSNGKLVEIDLSTNKLTGLIPESLCFGRKLKILILFNNFLFGSLPQDLGRCEPLWKFRLGQNFLTGKLPKGLVYLPHLWLLELQNNFLTGEIEEQEAGKEGSSNLSQINLSNNRLSGPIPGSINNLRSLQILLLGGNRFTGQIPGEIGRLKGLLKIDMSMNSLSGKVPPELGECQSLTYLDLSHNQLSGQIPVQISQIRMLNYLNVSWNFLNQSLPVELGYMKSLTSADFSHNNFSGSVPASGQFVYFNSTSFIENPFLCGYSSNPCNGSQNQSQSQLLNQKNASSHGEISVKFKLILGLGLLGFFLMFIVLALVNNWRMRRNSPNLWKLIGFQKLGFRSEHVLECVKENNVIGKGGAGIVYKGLMPNGEEVAVKKLLTVSKGSSHDNGLSAEIQTLGRIRHRNIVRLIAFCSNKDVNLLVYEYMPNGSLGEALHGKAGVFLKWETRLQIALEAAKGLCYLHHDCSPLIIHRDVKSNNILLGPEFEAHVADFGLAKFMMQDNGASQCMSSVAGSYGYIAPEYGYTLRIDEKSDVYSFGVVLLELITGRRPLDKFGEEGIDIVQWSMIQTNCNRQGVVKIVDQRLSNVPLGEAMELFFVAMLCVQEHSVERPTMREVVQMISQAKQPNTI, from the exons ATGGCAGACAAGATATTCACTTTCTTCCTACTCTTGTCTTCAGTATCTCCACTCCTCTGTTCTTCTTCGACTtcatctcttaatctctcactAATAAGACAAGCCAACGTCCTTGTCTCTCTAAAGAAAAGCTTTGACTCCTATGATCCTTCTCTTGATTCATGGAACGTTCCAAACTTCAAATCTCTCTGTTCGTGGACAGGCGTTTCTTGCGACAGCTTGAACCAGTCCATTACTCGTCTCGACATCTCTAACCTCAACATCTACGGCACTCTCTCGCCAGAGATCCATAAGCTCTGGAGCCTAGAGGTCTTAAACATCTCAAACAACGCCTTTGAAGGAGAGCTTAAGCCACTTGAGTTCAGTCAAATGTCTCAGCTCGTGACTCTCGACGCTTACAACAACAACTTCAAGGGATCACTTCCTCTGTCTCTAACCGAACTCACTAAGCTCGGTTACTTAAACCTTGGAGGAAACTACTTTAACGGTGAGATCCCTAGAAGCTACGGAGATTTCTTGCGTCTCAAGCATCTAGACTTATCAGGAAATGACCTAAGTGGAAGAATCCCTGACGAGTTAGGAAACATCACAACTCTTGAAAAGCTGTACTTAGGTTACGACAACGACTTCCACGGGATACCTAAAGGCTTAGGGAGCTTGATCAATCTTGTTCTGTTGGATTTAGCTAACTGCAGCTTGAGAGGATCAGTTCCTTCTGAACTAGGGCATCTCAAGAACTTGGAGGTTCTGTTTCTTCAGATCAATGAGCTCACTGGCTCTATTCCTAGAGAGTTAGGGAACCTGACGAGCCTCAAGACTCTTGATCTCTCCTACAACTCTCTAGAAGGAGAGATTCCTCTAGAGCTCTCTGGACTTCAAAAGCTTCAAGTGTTCAACCTCTTCTTCAACAGATTACACGGCGAGATTCATGAGTTTGTATCTCACTTTCCTGATTTGGAAATTCTCAAGCTTTGGCACAATAACTTCACTGGAAAGATTCCTAAGAAGCTTGGATCAAACGGTAAGCTTGTGGAGATCGACTTGTCTACCAATAAGCTCACAGGTTTGATCCCTGAATCACTCTGTTTCGGAAGAAAGCTAAAGATTCTCATTCTCTTCAACAACTTCTTGTTCGGTTCTCTCCCTCAAGATCTTGGCCGATGCGAGCCTCTCTGGAAGTTTCGTCTAGGTCAGAACTTTCTGACAGGTAAACTGCCAAAGGGTTTGGTTTATTTGCCACATTTATGGCTTCTTGAGCTTCAAAACAACTTCTTGACCGGAGAAATCGAAGAACAAGAAGCCGGTAAAGAGGGATCGTCTAACCTTAGTCAGATCAATCTGTCTAACAATAGGTTATCCGGACCAATCCCTGGTTCAATCAACAACCTCAGAAGCCTTCAGATTCTTCTTCTTGGCGGGAACCGGTTCACCGGACAGATTCCCGGTGAAATCGGAAGGTTGAAGGGTCTTCTCAAGATTGACATGAGCATGAATAGCTTGTCAGGCAAGGTACCTCCAGAGTTGGGTGAGTGTCAGTCATTGACCTACTTAGATTTGAGCCATAACCAGCTCTCAGGTCAGATTCCGGTTCAGATTTCGCAGATTCGGATGCTAAACTATCTGAATGTTTCTTGGAACTTCTTAAACCAGAGCCTCCCTGTTGAGCTTGGATACATGAAGAGCTTAACATCAGCAGATTTCTCACACAACAACTTCTCTGGCTCAGTACCAGCTTCAGGGCAATTCGTTTACTTCAACAGCACGTCATTCATCGAAAACCCTTTTCTCTGCGGATACTCTTCCAACCCTTGCAATGGTTCTCAAAACCAGTCTCAATCTCAGCTTCTTAACCAGAAAAATGCAAGCTCTCATGGAGAAATCTCCGTTAAATTCAAGCTGATATTAGGGTTAGGGCTACTAGGGTTCTTCCTGATGTTCATCGTTTTAGCTCTGGTCAATAATTGGAGAATGAGAAGGAATAGTCCGAATCTATGGAAGCTCATCGGATTCCAAAAGCTTGGTTTCAGAAGTGAGCACGTTTTGGAATGCGTTAAAGAGAACAATGTGATAGGTAAAGGCGGTGCAGGGATCGTCTACAAAGGCTTAATGCCAAACGGTGAGGAAGTTGCGGTCAAGAAGCTTTTAACCGTAAGCAAAGGATCATCACACGACAACGGTCTATCCGCTGAGATTCAGACATTAGGTAGGATCAGACACAGAAACATTGTGAGATTGATCGCTTTTTGTTCAAACAAAGACGTGAATCTCCTTGTTTACGAGTACATGCCTAACGGTAGTCTCGGAGAAGCCTTGCACGGGAAAGCTGGAGTGTTTTTGAAATGGGAAACGCGGTTACAAATAGCGTTGGAAGCGGCTAAAGGATTGTGTTATCTACACCACGATTGCTCGCCGCTTATAATTCACCGCGATGTAAAATCAAACAACATCTTGTTAGGACCTGAGTTTGAAGCTCATGTTGCTGATTTTGGGCTTGCTAAGTTTATGATGCAAGACAATGGAGCTTCACAGTGTATGTCATCGGTCGCAGGCTCATACGGCTACATTGCTCCAG AATACGGATATACATTGAGAATAGACGAGAAGAGCGATGTGTACAGCTTCGGGGTGGTGCTACTGGAGCTAATAACGGGTCGAAGACCACTAGATAAATTTGGAGAAGAAGGGATAGACATTGTGCAATGGTCAATGATTCAGACAAATTGTAATAGACAAGGTGTGGTAAAGATCGTTGACCAGAGATTGAGCAATGTGCCATTGGGAGAAGCCATGGAACTGTTCTTTGTGGCCATGTTATGTGTTCAAGAACATAGTGTGGAGAGACCGACTATGAGAGAGGTTGTCCAGATGATTTCTCAAGCTAAACAGCCAAATACTATCTAA
- the LOC103858089 gene encoding membrane-bound transcription factor site-2 protease homolog isoform X1, with amino-acid sequence MEISGRRMRRFRMRFGRNRLTGADPDDGSVLPTRNGGNTENEASCCYCDLKITAFNEPISRLGRRFSGAMKIWFSIGLGFGVASLLLVTLFLLLQFHPKPLSNRLASAVFGFSPSTRVSLSGFVYVFVSTVITVLVHELGHAFAAASEGIQMEYIAVFIAAIFPGGLVAFDHDLLQSLPSFNALRVYCAGVWHNAVFCALCAFGLFLLPVMLSPFYKHGESLVVVDVPSKSPLFGYLSPGDTIVSLDGIRVYKPSEWLELAAILDKQNTETSNASFGGSRRFHHGKGYCVPISMVEEGFKGKIVENRYVCPGDLTPFSTMPCSDVEAPKEVSVCLDAKDIVKLNKCGDGWVTTSETHDNSGCVCPQGEICLQAMQSPGISWTEITYKRTSSPDCSRLGLEFNASSCVGTFVFVGDLIAMSRSVQLTAYQPRWLFNYFAKSFPDVIEKSLTCTFHVSLALVLLNSLPVYYLDGESILESSLQYFTWLSPRKKKKALQLCLFGGSLLSLLAFFRIFFVGLPPSR; translated from the exons ATGGAAATCTCCGGACGACGAATGAGAAGATTCCGGATGAGATTCGGAAGAAACCGCCTCACCGGCGCCGACCCCGACGACGGTTCCGTCCTCCCGACGCGAAACGGAGGCAACACGGAGAACGAAGCTTCCTGCTGCTACTGCGATCTCAAAATCACGGCGTTCAACGAACCAATCTCCCGCCTCGGAAGAAGATTCTCCGGCGCGATGAAGATCTGGTTCTCAATCGGACTCGGATTCGGCGTCGCGTCTCTCCTCCTCGTCACACTCTTCCTTCTCCTTCAGTTCCACCCTAAACCACTCTCCAACCGCCTCGCTTCCGCCGTCTTCGGATTCTCTCCTTCCACC CGTGTGTCACTCTCAGGCTTCGTCTATGTGTTTGTTTCCACTGTTATTACTGTTTTAGTTCATGAGCTCGGTCATGCTTTTGCAGCTGCAAG CGAGGGGATACAGATGGAATACATTGCTGTTTTCATCGCAGCTATATTTCCGGGAGGTCTTGTGGCTTTTGATCATGATCTCTTGCAGTCACTTCCAAGCTTTAACGCGCTTCGTGTTTACTGTGCTGGTGTTTGGCATAACGCTGTG TTCTGTGCACTCTGCGCGTTCGGTTTGTTTCTCTTGCCTGTGATGCTGTCTCCGTTCTACAAACACGGTGAAAGCCTTGTG GTTGTGGATGTGCCTTCTAAGTCGCCGCTGTTTGGTTACTTGTCTCCTGGTGATACTATCGTGTCTTTAGATGGGATACGGGTTTATAAACCTAGCGAGTGGCTTGAACTGGCAGCGATTTTGGATAAGCAGAACACTGAGACGTCGAATGCTTCTTTTGGAGGCTCGAGGAGGTTTCATCACGGGAAGGGTTACTGTGTCCCTATCTCTATGGTTGAAGAAGGGTTTAAGGGGAAGATTGTTGAGAACCGATATGTTTGTCCCGGTGATCTCACTCCATTTTCAACTATGCCATGCTCTGATGTAGAAGCTCCGAAAGAGGTTTCTGTTTGTTTGGATGCAAAGGATATAGTTAAGCTTAACAAATGTGGTGATGGATGGGTGACAACATCAGAGACTCATGATAATAGTGGCTGTGTGTGTCCACAG GGGGAGATATGTTTACAAGCAATGCAATCTCCAGGCATATCATGGACAGAGATCACTTACAAAAGAACCTCTTCACCTGATTGTTCTAGACTTGGTCTGGAATTTAATGCATCGAGTTGTGTCGGGACGTTTGTATTTGTCGGTGATCTGATCGCCATGTCACGTTCGGTTCAGCTAACTGCGTACCAACCTCGTTGGCTGTTTAACTACTTCGCTAAATCCTTTCCGGATGTCATAGAAAAAAGCTTGACCTGCACGTTTCACGTCTCTCTCGCACTAGTTCTTCTCAACAGCTTACCT gtGTATTACCTTGATGGTGAATCCATTTTAGAGTCAAGTCTCCAATATTTCACATGGTTAAGcccaaggaagaagaagaaagctctTCAACTATGTCTTTTTGGAGGGAGCCTCCTCTCTCTTCTCGCCTTCTTCAGAATCTTCTTCGTCGGTTTACCTCCAAGTCGATAG
- the LOC103858075 gene encoding serine/threonine-protein kinase pakA isoform X1 — protein MMRYQRVSPDVLPLTNGAKKPYLRPSPSRSSPNEDTTITPNSISGKGFNGGSCTSLDGVRIRSSQQTDPTPTKRGGDVLLQWGQRKRSRVSRAEIRSSTTTATAAADDSSSSSGHGKIQSNKLLRRSVNPSMPPPPPPPHHPVSSNRNSNHRNGFVGSKEIFLSRNQEDRSASGSPSRNINNGRTVSRSGGSKRSPPSPDQIEKRSSLRDHHHQNQRQNGFDHNHNQQHQRVNRSESTAQAHPELETNNNGEREKATQVEVTEWPRIYIALSRKEKEEDFLVMKGTKLPHRPRKRAKNIDKSLQFCFPGLWLSDLPKNRYDVREKKNVKKQQQKRRGLKGMEDLDTDSE, from the exons ATGATGag GTATCAGAGAGTAAGCCCAGATGTTCTCCCCCTCACAAACGGAGCAAAGAAGCCTTACTTGAGACCTTCACCTTCAAGATCATCACCCAACGAAGACACCACCATTACACCAAACTCCATCTCCGGGAAAGGATTCAACGGCGGATCATGCACATCACTAGACGGAGTCCGAATCAGATCCTCCCAACAAACAGATCCCACCCCTACCAAGCGCGGCGGAGATGTGCTGTTACAGTGGGGACAGCGGAAGCGATCGAGAGTCTCCAGAGCCGAGATCCgatcctccaccaccaccgccaccgCGGCTGCCGATgactcttcgtcttcttcggGTCACGGTAAGATTCAATCGAACAAGCTTTTAAGAAGATCTGTAAATCCGTCTAtgccaccaccacctcctcctcctcatcatccGGTTTCCTCTAACCGGAACTCAAACCATAGAAACGGTTTCGTCGGCAGCAAGGAAATCTTTCTTTCCAG GAATCAAGAAGATCGATCAGCCAGCGGATCACCATCAAGGAACATCAATAACGGGCGTACGGTGTCCAGATCGGGCGGCTCTAAGCGATCTCCACCGTCTCCTGACCAAATCGAGAAGAGATCAAGCCTCagagatcatcatcatcagaaccAGAGACAAAACGGGTTCGATCATAACCATAATCAACAGCATCAAAGAGTGAACAGATCAGAATCAACGGCTCAGGCGCATCCAGAGCTGGAGACAAACAacaatggagagagagagaaagcaaCGCAAGTGGAAGTGACAGAGTGGCCAAGGATCTACATTGCCTTGTCTAGGAAAGAGAAGGAGGAAGATTTCTTGGTTATGAAGGGCACAAAGCTTCCTCATCGACCAAGAAAACGAGCTAAGAACATTGATAAATCCCTCCAG TTTTGTTTTCCAGGGCTGTGGTTATCTGATTTGCCCAAGAACCGTTATGACGTTAGGGAGAAGAAAAATGTGAAGAAG CAGCAGCAGAAACGGAGAGGGTTGAAAGGTATGGAGGATTTGGACACCGACTCCGAGTAA
- the LOC103858067 gene encoding transcription initiation factor TFIID subunit 11 produces MKHSKDPFEAAIEEEQEESPPESPAGGGDDEGRLEIEQTPEESERDVGVRRQPKKFKSSVAVAEGKNKDEDEEEEEENMEAELTKYPTTADPAKMAKMQVILSQFTEDQMSRYESFRRSAFQKGNMRKLLQGVTGSQKISMPVIIVNCGIAKMFVGELVETARVVMGERNDSGPIRPCHIRESYRRLKLEGKVPKRSVPRLFR; encoded by the exons ATGAAGCATTCAAAGGATCCGTTTGAAGCAGCGATAGAGGAGGAGCAAGAGGAATCGCCGCCGGAATCCCCCGCAGGCGGAGGCGATGACGAGGGACGGCTTGAAATCGAGCAGACTCCggaagagagtgagagagacgTAGGTGTTCGCCGTCAACCGAAGAAGTTCAAATCCTCTGTTGCTGTTGCTGAAGGGAAGAacaaagatgaagatgaagaagaggaggaagagaacATGGAAGCTGAGCTAACCAAGTATCCAACTACTGCTGATCCCGCGAAGATGGCCAAGATGCA GGTCATTTTGTCGCAGTTCACTGAGGATCAGATGAGCAGATATGAATCTTTTAGGAGATCTGCGTTTCAAAAAGGAAACATGAGGAAG TTATTACAGGGAGTGACAGGGAGTCAGAAGATCAGTATGCCAGTTATAATCGTTAACTGTGGTATCGCTAAGATGTTTGTTGGTGAACTCGTGGAAACAG CTAGAGTTGTAATGGGGGAAAGGAACGACTCGGGACCTATCAGACCATGCCATATCAGAGAGTCCTATAGGAGACTAAAGCTCGAAGGCAAAGTACCTAAACGATCAGTTCCACGTCTTTTCCGCTAG
- the LOC103858089 gene encoding membrane-bound transcription factor site-2 protease homolog isoform X3, which produces MEISGRRMRRFRMRFGRNRLTGADPDDGSVLPTRNGGNTENEASCCYCDLKITAFNEPISRLGRRFSGAMKIWFSIGLGFGVASLLLVTLFLLLQFHPKPLSNRLASAVFGFSPSTRVSLSGFVYVFVSTVITVLVHELGHAFAAASEGIQMEYIAVFIAAIFPGGLVAFDHDLLQSLPSFNALRVYCAGVWHNAVFCALCAFGLFLLPVMLSPFYKHGESLVVVDVPSKSPLFGYLSPGDTIVSLDGIRVYKPSEWLELAAILDKQNTETSNASFGGSRRFHHGKGYCVPISMVEEGFKGKIVENRYVCPGDLTPFSTMPCSDVEAPKEVSVCLDAKDIVKLNKCGDGWVTTSETHDNSGCVCPQQCNLQAYHGQRSLTKEPLHLIVLDLVWNLMHRVVSGRLYLSVI; this is translated from the exons ATGGAAATCTCCGGACGACGAATGAGAAGATTCCGGATGAGATTCGGAAGAAACCGCCTCACCGGCGCCGACCCCGACGACGGTTCCGTCCTCCCGACGCGAAACGGAGGCAACACGGAGAACGAAGCTTCCTGCTGCTACTGCGATCTCAAAATCACGGCGTTCAACGAACCAATCTCCCGCCTCGGAAGAAGATTCTCCGGCGCGATGAAGATCTGGTTCTCAATCGGACTCGGATTCGGCGTCGCGTCTCTCCTCCTCGTCACACTCTTCCTTCTCCTTCAGTTCCACCCTAAACCACTCTCCAACCGCCTCGCTTCCGCCGTCTTCGGATTCTCTCCTTCCACC CGTGTGTCACTCTCAGGCTTCGTCTATGTGTTTGTTTCCACTGTTATTACTGTTTTAGTTCATGAGCTCGGTCATGCTTTTGCAGCTGCAAG CGAGGGGATACAGATGGAATACATTGCTGTTTTCATCGCAGCTATATTTCCGGGAGGTCTTGTGGCTTTTGATCATGATCTCTTGCAGTCACTTCCAAGCTTTAACGCGCTTCGTGTTTACTGTGCTGGTGTTTGGCATAACGCTGTG TTCTGTGCACTCTGCGCGTTCGGTTTGTTTCTCTTGCCTGTGATGCTGTCTCCGTTCTACAAACACGGTGAAAGCCTTGTG GTTGTGGATGTGCCTTCTAAGTCGCCGCTGTTTGGTTACTTGTCTCCTGGTGATACTATCGTGTCTTTAGATGGGATACGGGTTTATAAACCTAGCGAGTGGCTTGAACTGGCAGCGATTTTGGATAAGCAGAACACTGAGACGTCGAATGCTTCTTTTGGAGGCTCGAGGAGGTTTCATCACGGGAAGGGTTACTGTGTCCCTATCTCTATGGTTGAAGAAGGGTTTAAGGGGAAGATTGTTGAGAACCGATATGTTTGTCCCGGTGATCTCACTCCATTTTCAACTATGCCATGCTCTGATGTAGAAGCTCCGAAAGAGGTTTCTGTTTGTTTGGATGCAAAGGATATAGTTAAGCTTAACAAATGTGGTGATGGATGGGTGACAACATCAGAGACTCATGATAATAGTGGCTGTGTGTGTCCACAG CAATGCAATCTCCAGGCATATCATGGACAGAGATCACTTACAAAAGAACCTCTTCACCTGATTGTTCTAGACTTGGTCTGGAATTTAATGCATCGAGTTGTGTCGGGACGTTTGTATTTGTCGGTGATCTGA
- the LOC103858075 gene encoding serine/threonine-protein kinase pakA isoform X2, translating to MMRYQRVSPDVLPLTNGAKKPYLRPSPSRSSPNEDTTITPNSISGKGFNGGSCTSLDGVRIRSSQQTDPTPTKRGGDVLLQWGQRKRSRVSRAEIRSSTTTATAAADDSSSSSGHGKIQSNKLLRRSVNPSMPPPPPPPHHPVSSNRNSNHRNGFVGSKEIFLSRNQEDRSASGSPSRNINNGRTVSRSGGSKRSPPSPDQIEKRSSLRDHHHQNQRQNGFDHNHNQQHQRVNRSESTAQAHPELETNNNGEREKATQVEVTEWPRIYIALSRKEKEEDFLVMKGTKLPHRPRKRAKNIDKSLQFCFPGLWLSDLPKNRYDVREKKNVKKQQKRRGLKGMEDLDTDSE from the exons ATGATGag GTATCAGAGAGTAAGCCCAGATGTTCTCCCCCTCACAAACGGAGCAAAGAAGCCTTACTTGAGACCTTCACCTTCAAGATCATCACCCAACGAAGACACCACCATTACACCAAACTCCATCTCCGGGAAAGGATTCAACGGCGGATCATGCACATCACTAGACGGAGTCCGAATCAGATCCTCCCAACAAACAGATCCCACCCCTACCAAGCGCGGCGGAGATGTGCTGTTACAGTGGGGACAGCGGAAGCGATCGAGAGTCTCCAGAGCCGAGATCCgatcctccaccaccaccgccaccgCGGCTGCCGATgactcttcgtcttcttcggGTCACGGTAAGATTCAATCGAACAAGCTTTTAAGAAGATCTGTAAATCCGTCTAtgccaccaccacctcctcctcctcatcatccGGTTTCCTCTAACCGGAACTCAAACCATAGAAACGGTTTCGTCGGCAGCAAGGAAATCTTTCTTTCCAG GAATCAAGAAGATCGATCAGCCAGCGGATCACCATCAAGGAACATCAATAACGGGCGTACGGTGTCCAGATCGGGCGGCTCTAAGCGATCTCCACCGTCTCCTGACCAAATCGAGAAGAGATCAAGCCTCagagatcatcatcatcagaaccAGAGACAAAACGGGTTCGATCATAACCATAATCAACAGCATCAAAGAGTGAACAGATCAGAATCAACGGCTCAGGCGCATCCAGAGCTGGAGACAAACAacaatggagagagagagaaagcaaCGCAAGTGGAAGTGACAGAGTGGCCAAGGATCTACATTGCCTTGTCTAGGAAAGAGAAGGAGGAAGATTTCTTGGTTATGAAGGGCACAAAGCTTCCTCATCGACCAAGAAAACGAGCTAAGAACATTGATAAATCCCTCCAG TTTTGTTTTCCAGGGCTGTGGTTATCTGATTTGCCCAAGAACCGTTATGACGTTAGGGAGAAGAAAAATGTGAAGAAG CAGCAGAAACGGAGAGGGTTGAAAGGTATGGAGGATTTGGACACCGACTCCGAGTAA
- the LOC103858089 gene encoding membrane-bound transcription factor site-2 protease homolog isoform X2: MEISGRRMRRFRMRFGRNRLTGADPDDGSVLPTRNGGNTENEASCCYCDLKITAFNEPISRLGRRFSGAMKIWFSIGLGFGVASLLLVTLFLLLQFHPKPLSNRLASAVFGFSPSTRVSLSGFVYVFVSTVITVLVHELGHAFAAASEGIQMEYIAVFIAAIFPGGLVAFDHDLLQSLPSFNALRVYCAGVWHNAVFCALCAFGLFLLPVMLSPFYKHGESLVVVDVPSKSPLFGYLSPGDTIVSLDGIRVYKPSEWLELAAILDKQNTETSNASFGGSRRFHHGKGYCVPISMVEEGFKGKIVENRYVCPGDLTPFSTMPCSDVEAPKEVSVCLDAKDIVKLNKCGDGWVTTSETHDNSGCVCPQGEICLQAMQSPGISWTEITYKRTSSPDCSRLGLEFNASSCVGTFVFVGDLIAMSRSVQLTAYQPRWLFNYFAKSFPDVIEKSLTCTFHVSLALVLLNSLPVYYLDGESILESSLQYFTWLSPRKKKKALQLCLFGGSLLSLLAFFRIFFVGLPPSR, translated from the exons ATGGAAATCTCCGGACGACGAATGAGAAGATTCCGGATGAGATTCGGAAGAAACCGCCTCACCGGCGCCGACCCCGACGACGGTTCCGTCCTCCCGACGCGAAACGGAGGCAACACGGAGAACGAAGCTTCCTGCTGCTACTGCGATCTCAAAATCACGGCGTTCAACGAACCAATCTCCCGCCTCGGAAGAAGATTCTCCGGCGCGATGAAGATCTGGTTCTCAATCGGACTCGGATTCGGCGTCGCGTCTCTCCTCCTCGTCACACTCTTCCTTCTCCTTCAGTTCCACCCTAAACCACTCTCCAACCGCCTCGCTTCCGCCGTCTTCGGATTCTCTCCTTCCACC CGTGTGTCACTCTCAGGCTTCGTCTATGTGTTTGTTTCCACTGTTATTACTGTTTTAGTTCATGAGCTCGGTCATGCTTTTGCAGCTGCAAG CGAGGGGATACAGATGGAATACATTGCTGTTTTCATCGCAGCTATATTTCCGGGAGGTCTTGTGGCTTTTGATCATGATCTCTTGCAGTCACTTCCAAGCTTTAACGCGCTTCGTGTTTACTGTGCTGGTGTTTGGCATAACGCTGTG TTCTGTGCACTCTGCGCGTTCGGTTTGTTTCTCTTGCCTGTGATGCTGTCTCCGTTCTACAAACACGGTGAAAGCCTTGTG GTTGTGGATGTGCCTTCTAAGTCGCCGCTGTTTGGTTACTTGTCTCCTGGTGATACTATCGTGTCTTTAGATGGGATACGGGTTTATAAACCTAGCGAGTGGCTTGAACTGGCAGCGATTTTGGATAAGCAGAACACTGAGACGTCGAATGCTTCTTTTGGAGGCTCGAGGAGGTTTCATCACGGGAAGGGTTACTGTGTCCCTATCTCTATGGTTGAAGAAGGGTTTAAGGGGAAGATTGTTGAGAACCGATATGTTTGTCCCGGTGATCTCACTCCATTTTCAACTATGCCATGCTCTGATGTAGAAGCTCCGAAAGAGGTTTCTGTTTGTTTGGATGCAAAGGATATAGTTAAGCTTAACAAATGTGGTGATGGATGGGTGACAACATCAGAGACTCATGATAATAGTGGCTGTGTGTGTCCACAG GGGGAGATATGTTTACAAGCAATGCAATCTCCAGGCATATCATGGACAGAGATCACTTACAAAAGAACCTCTTCACCTGATTGTTCTAGACTTGGTCTGGAATTTAATGCATCGAGTTGTGTCGGGACGTTTGTATTTGTCGGTGATCTGATCGCCATGTCACGTTCGGTTCAGCTAACTGCGTACCAACCTCGTTGGCTGTTTAACTACTTCGCTAAATCCTTTCCGGATGTCATAGAAAAAAGCTTGACCTGCACGTTTCACGTCTCTCTCGCACTAGTTCTTCTCAACAGCTTACCT gtGTATTACCTTGATGGTGAATCCATTTTAGAGTCAAGTCTCCAATATTTCACATGGTTAAGcccaaggaagaagaagaaagctctTCAACTATGTCTTTTTGGAGGGAGCCTCCTCTCTCTTCTCGCCTTCTTCAGAATCTTCTTCGTCGGTTTACCTCCAAGTCGAT aa